In a genomic window of Staphylococcus taiwanensis:
- the rplK gene encoding 50S ribosomal protein L11, producing MAKKVEKVVKLQIPAGKANPAPPVGPALGQAGVNIMGFCKEFNARTQEQAGLIIPVEISVYEDRSFTFITKTPPAPVLLKKAAGVEKGSGEPNKTKVATVTKDQVREIAQTKMQDLNAADEEAAMRIIEGTARSMGITVQ from the coding sequence GTGGCTAAAAAAGTAGAAAAAGTAGTTAAATTACAAATTCCTGCAGGTAAAGCGAACCCAGCACCACCAGTTGGTCCAGCATTAGGTCAAGCAGGTGTGAACATTATGGGATTCTGTAAAGAATTCAACGCACGTACGCAAGAACAAGCAGGTTTAATTATCCCGGTAGAAATCAGTGTATATGAAGACCGTTCATTTACATTCATTACTAAAACTCCACCGGCTCCAGTACTACTTAAAAAAGCAGCTGGCGTAGAAAAAGGTTCTGGTGAACCTAATAAAACTAAAGTTGCTACAGTAACTAAAGATCAAGTACGTGAAATTGCTCAAACTAAAATGCAAGACTTAAACGCTGCAGACGAAGAAGCAGCTATGCGTATTATCGAAGGTACTGCACGTAGTATGGGTATCACTGTACAATAA
- the rlmB gene encoding 23S rRNA (guanosine(2251)-2'-O)-methyltransferase RlmB, whose amino-acid sequence MEDIVIVGRHAVKEAIVSGHTINKIWIQEGIRKQQINDILQNAKDQKLIVQTVPKSKLDNLANAPHQGVAALIAPYEYADFDQFIKGQKEKEGLSTVVILDGLEDPHNLGSILRTADASGVDGVIIPKRRSVALTQTVAKASTGAIQHVPVMRVTNLAKTIDELKDNSYWVAGAEASNATDYRDMAADMPLAIVIGSEGQGMSRLVKDKCDFYIKIPMVGHVNSLNASVAASLMMYEVYRKRHQIGDNT is encoded by the coding sequence GTGGAAGATATCGTTATTGTCGGTAGGCATGCTGTTAAAGAAGCGATTGTTTCTGGCCATACAATTAATAAAATTTGGATACAAGAAGGTATTAGGAAGCAACAAATCAATGATATTTTACAAAATGCTAAAGATCAGAAATTGATAGTGCAAACTGTACCAAAATCTAAATTAGATAATTTAGCAAATGCACCTCATCAAGGTGTTGCAGCGTTAATCGCACCATATGAATATGCTGATTTTGATCAGTTTATTAAAGGACAAAAAGAGAAAGAAGGACTTTCAACTGTTGTCATTTTAGACGGATTAGAGGATCCTCATAATTTAGGGTCTATATTAAGAACAGCAGATGCAAGTGGTGTAGATGGTGTGATTATTCCAAAAAGACGTTCAGTAGCATTGACGCAAACGGTTGCTAAAGCATCTACTGGTGCCATTCAACACGTTCCTGTCATGCGAGTAACGAATTTAGCAAAAACAATCGATGAATTGAAAGACAATAGCTATTGGGTAGCAGGTGCTGAAGCAAGCAATGCCACAGACTATAGAGATATGGCTGCCGATATGCCACTAGCGATTGTTATTGGTAGTGAAGGTCAAGGTATGAGTAGATTAGTCAAAGATAAGTGCGATTTCTATATTAAGATACCTATGGTTGGTCATGTTAATAGCCTTAACGCATCAGTTGCTGCAAGTTTAATGATGTATGAAGTATATCGTAAACGTCATCAAATTGGAGATAACACATGA
- the nusG gene encoding transcription termination/antitermination protein NusG translates to MSEEVGAKRWYAVHTYSGYENKVKKNLEKRVESMNMTEQIFRVVIPEEEETQVKDGKAKKQIKKTFPGYVLVELVMTDESWYVVRNTPGVTGFVGSAGAGSKPNPLLPEEMRFILKQMGLKEKTIDVELDVGEQVRIKSGPFANQVGEVQEIESDKFKLTVLVDMFGRETPVEVEFDQIEKL, encoded by the coding sequence ATGTCTGAAGAGGTTGGCGCAAAGCGTTGGTATGCGGTGCATACATATTCTGGATATGAAAATAAAGTTAAAAAGAATTTAGAAAAAAGAGTAGAATCAATGAATATGACAGAACAGATTTTTAGAGTTGTCATACCTGAAGAGGAAGAAACACAAGTTAAAGATGGGAAAGCTAAAAAACAAATTAAAAAAACTTTCCCTGGATATGTGTTAGTAGAATTAGTTATGACTGATGAATCTTGGTATGTGGTACGTAATACACCGGGTGTCACTGGATTTGTTGGTTCAGCAGGTGCAGGTTCTAAACCTAACCCTTTACTTCCTGAAGAAATGAGATTTATTCTAAAACAAATGGGTCTTAAAGAAAAAACAATTGATGTTGAACTTGATGTCGGTGAACAAGTTCGAATTAAATCAGGTCCATTTGCGAATCAAGTGGGCGAAGTTCAAGAAATTGAATCTGATAAATTCAAATTAACTGTGTTAGTTGACATGTTCGGAAGAGAAACACCAGTTGAAGTAGAGTTCGATCAAATCGAAAAACTTTAA
- the rplL gene encoding 50S ribosomal protein L7/L12, translated as MANQEQIIEAIKEMSVLELNDLVKAIEEEFGVTAAAPVAAAGAAGGGDAAAEKTEFDVELTSAGSSKIKVVKAVKEATGLGLKDAKDLVDNAPKVIKEGVAKDEAEKLKEQLEEVGATVELK; from the coding sequence ATGGCTAATCAAGAACAAATCATTGAAGCAATTAAAGAAATGTCAGTATTAGAATTAAACGATTTAGTAAAAGCAATTGAAGAAGAATTTGGTGTAACAGCAGCAGCTCCTGTAGCAGCAGCTGGTGCAGCTGGTGGCGGCGACGCAGCAGCTGAAAAAACTGAATTTGATGTTGAATTAACTTCAGCTGGATCTTCAAAAATCAAAGTTGTTAAAGCTGTTAAAGAAGCAACTGGCTTAGGCTTAAAAGATGCTAAAGACTTAGTAGATAACGCTCCTAAAGTAATCAAAGAAGGCGTTGCTAAAGACGAAGCTGAAAAACTTAAAGAACAATTAGAAGAAGTTGGAGCTACTGTAGAATTAAAATAA
- a CDS encoding NYN domain-containing protein has product MKDRYLIIDGYNMIGQSPELGRIARDNLQEAREQLLDVIANYNAVIADEVVCVFDAYEQSGIEREYIYHDVKTVFTKEKETADSYIERYVYNLYNKHTTHITVVTSDMSEQHAIFGAGAYRVSSREMWRDLKENEMTVNKSLDDFTESKPRTRISLSNDVLAEFEKIRRGNHKKD; this is encoded by the coding sequence ATGAAAGATAGATACTTAATTATTGATGGCTATAACATGATAGGTCAGTCGCCAGAGCTTGGACGAATTGCTCGGGATAATTTACAAGAGGCACGGGAACAATTGTTAGATGTTATTGCGAACTATAACGCTGTAATCGCAGATGAAGTGGTTTGCGTCTTCGATGCTTATGAACAATCAGGTATAGAAAGAGAATACATTTATCACGATGTTAAGACAGTTTTTACTAAGGAAAAAGAAACTGCTGATAGCTATATCGAACGTTATGTGTATAATCTTTATAATAAACATACAACGCATATTACAGTGGTTACGAGTGATATGAGTGAACAACACGCTATATTTGGAGCTGGAGCTTATCGCGTGTCATCAAGAGAAATGTGGCGTGATTTAAAAGAAAATGAAATGACAGTAAACAAATCTTTGGATGATTTCACGGAAAGTAAACCTAGAACTCGAATTTCGCTATCAAATGATGTACTTGCAGAATTTGAAAAGATTAGACGCGGTAATCATAAGAAAGATTGA
- a CDS encoding Mini-ribonuclease 3, whose product MDIKLLNPLTLAYMGDAVLDQHVREYIVLKLQSKPNRLHQVSKSFVSAKSQAQTLETLIGIEWFTDEELDIVKRGRNAKSHTKAKNTDIQTYRKSSGLEAVIGFLYLDHQEERLKSLLDMIVQTVNER is encoded by the coding sequence ATGGATATTAAATTATTGAATCCCTTAACTTTAGCTTACATGGGAGATGCAGTCTTAGATCAACACGTGCGTGAATATATCGTTCTTAAATTACAAAGTAAACCCAATCGTTTACATCAAGTGTCAAAAAGTTTTGTGTCAGCTAAGAGCCAGGCCCAAACATTAGAAACTTTGATTGGGATAGAATGGTTTACTGACGAAGAATTGGATATTGTTAAAAGAGGTCGTAATGCTAAAAGTCACACAAAAGCAAAAAATACGGATATCCAAACGTATCGTAAAAGTTCTGGTTTAGAAGCAGTCATAGGATTTTTATATCTAGACCATCAAGAAGAAAGATTGAAAAGTTTGCTTGATATGATTGTGCAAACAGTCAATGAAAGGTAG
- the secE gene encoding preprotein translocase subunit SecE has protein sequence MAKDKGTSKEKESFFQGVKSEMEKTSWPTKEELFKYTVIVVSTVIFFMVFFWVLDLGIGNLIELFR, from the coding sequence ATGGCTAAAGATAAAGGCACAAGCAAAGAAAAAGAAAGTTTCTTCCAAGGCGTTAAAAGTGAAATGGAAAAAACAAGTTGGCCTACGAAAGAAGAACTTTTTAAATATACTGTAATCGTAGTATCAACAGTAATCTTCTTCATGGTATTTTTCTGGGTATTAGATTTAGGTATTGGTAATTTAATTGAATTATTTAGATAA
- the cysE gene encoding serine O-acetyltransferase gives MREDVKMVFEQDPAARTTFEVVTTYAGLHAVWSHLIAHKLYNKKRYVLARVISQVSRFFTGIEIHPGAKIGRRLFIDHGMGVVIGETCTIGDNVTIYQGVTLGGTGKEKGKRHPDIGDNVLIAAGSKILGNIQIDSNVNIGANSVVLQSVPSYTTVVGIPGHIVKQEGKRIGKTFDHRNLPDPLYEQIKQLEKQLEKAKNGEIKDDYII, from the coding sequence ATGCGAGAAGATGTAAAAATGGTGTTTGAACAAGATCCAGCAGCGCGCACAACATTTGAAGTAGTAACAACATATGCAGGTTTGCATGCGGTATGGAGTCATTTGATTGCACATAAATTATATAATAAAAAGCGTTATGTACTAGCGAGGGTGATATCTCAAGTTTCACGATTCTTTACAGGAATTGAAATACATCCAGGCGCTAAAATCGGCAGACGTCTATTTATCGACCATGGTATGGGCGTAGTTATAGGAGAAACTTGTACTATTGGGGATAACGTAACCATTTATCAAGGCGTAACTTTAGGTGGTACGGGTAAAGAAAAAGGTAAACGTCATCCTGATATCGGAGATAATGTATTAATTGCAGCGGGCTCAAAGATATTAGGAAATATCCAAATAGATTCAAATGTGAATATTGGTGCTAACTCAGTTGTCTTACAATCAGTGCCAAGTTATACAACTGTAGTAGGTATTCCAGGACACATTGTTAAACAAGAAGGTAAACGTATCGGTAAAACGTTTGATCATCGTAATTTACCTGATCCACTGTATGAACAAATTAAGCAACTAGAGAAACAACTTGAAAAAGCGAAGAACGGAGAGATTAAAGATGATTACATTATATAA
- a CDS encoding sigma-70 family RNA polymerase sigma factor, with translation MTQYFRQLEQTFKAFQKSHSSQEKEDLFTQIVYHIQPILFLKFKKISIIDEDAKDLLQELLVRMYLALQTFDFSMEIPFEHYLNCMVRSMKKDFWRKKYAEDNKHQMLINEYVVEYQLNQSFKKTEEMCLKHEQFDLLQNSLNTLSQLERCVAELMILNYSPLEIADLLSAKDKVVYNSIQRCKMKMKRYLIKHQYQK, from the coding sequence ATGACACAATATTTTAGACAACTAGAACAGACATTTAAAGCATTTCAGAAAAGTCATAGTAGTCAGGAAAAAGAAGATTTATTTACTCAAATTGTGTATCACATACAGCCGATTCTTTTTTTGAAATTCAAAAAGATAAGCATCATTGATGAAGATGCGAAGGACTTACTTCAAGAATTATTAGTTCGAATGTATTTAGCACTTCAAACATTTGATTTTAGTATGGAAATTCCGTTTGAACACTATTTAAACTGTATGGTGCGCTCAATGAAGAAAGATTTTTGGAGAAAGAAATATGCCGAAGATAATAAACATCAAATGTTAATTAACGAATATGTGGTTGAATATCAACTGAATCAATCTTTTAAAAAGACTGAAGAGATGTGTTTGAAACATGAGCAATTTGATTTATTGCAGAACAGTTTAAACACATTAAGTCAATTAGAAAGATGCGTTGCTGAACTAATGATACTCAATTATTCACCTCTAGAAATTGCTGATTTGTTATCTGCTAAAGATAAAGTAGTTTACAATAGTATTCAACGTTGTAAAATGAAAATGAAACGTTATTTAATCAAACATCAATACCAGAAATAG
- a CDS encoding 50S ribosomal protein L10, with protein MSAIIEAKKQQVDVIADQLKNSVSTVIVDYRGLTVAEVTELRSQLREAGVEYKVYKNTMVRRAAEQAGIEGLDEFLTGPTAVATSTEDVVAPAKVIAGFAKEHEALEIKTGVMEGSIISAEEVKTVGSLPSHDGLVSMLLSVLQAPVRNFAYAVKAVGEQKEESAE; from the coding sequence ATGTCTGCTATTATTGAAGCTAAAAAACAACAAGTTGATGTTATTGCTGATCAACTTAAAAATTCAGTTTCAACTGTTATCGTTGACTACCGTGGCTTAACTGTTGCTGAAGTTACTGAACTTCGTTCACAATTACGTGAAGCTGGTGTTGAGTACAAAGTATACAAAAACACTATGGTTCGTCGTGCAGCTGAACAAGCAGGTATCGAAGGCTTAGATGAATTCTTAACTGGTCCTACAGCTGTTGCAACTTCAACTGAAGATGTAGTAGCTCCAGCGAAAGTTATCGCAGGATTTGCTAAAGAACACGAAGCTTTAGAAATTAAAACAGGCGTTATGGAAGGTAGCATAATCTCAGCAGAAGAAGTTAAAACTGTTGGTTCATTACCTTCACACGATGGTCTTGTTTCTATGCTTTTATCAGTATTACAAGCTCCAGTACGCAACTTCGCTTATGCGGTTAAAGCTGTTGGAGAACAAAAAGAAGAAAGCGCTGAATAA
- the rpmG gene encoding 50S ribosomal protein L33, whose product MKKVPLICEVCGTRNYNVPKNENAATRLELKKYCSRCNAHTIHKESK is encoded by the coding sequence TTGAAAAAAGTACCTTTAATTTGCGAAGTTTGTGGTACTAGAAATTACAATGTACCGAAAAATGAAAATGCTGCAACGAGATTAGAATTGAAAAAATATTGTTCAAGATGTAATGCACATACGATTCATAAAGAGTCTAAATAA
- a CDS encoding class I SAM-dependent methyltransferase produces the protein MGHYYDENPEVQSDEKIIHYHYQQHQLKLTTDAGVFSKGKVDFGSDTLVQNFLNEHPPGPSKNVADVGCGYGPIGLMIAKVSPHHQITMVDVNQRALELARKNKKANQIDNVTIKESDGLSQLEDSSYDFVLTNPPIRAGKDVVHRIFEEAYQKLKSQGELYVVIQKKQGMASAKKKMEKIFNNVEVVNKNKGYYILKSLKG, from the coding sequence GTGGGTCATTATTATGATGAAAATCCTGAAGTACAAAGTGATGAAAAGATAATTCATTATCATTATCAACAACATCAATTGAAATTGACGACAGATGCTGGTGTGTTCTCGAAAGGGAAAGTGGACTTTGGTTCTGATACGTTAGTTCAAAACTTTTTAAATGAACATCCGCCAGGACCTAGTAAAAATGTGGCAGATGTTGGTTGTGGCTATGGTCCAATTGGGTTAATGATAGCTAAAGTTTCACCACATCATCAAATTACAATGGTCGATGTTAACCAACGTGCACTAGAATTAGCTCGTAAAAATAAAAAAGCAAATCAAATTGATAATGTAACTATTAAAGAAAGTGATGGATTATCACAATTAGAGGATAGTAGTTATGATTTTGTATTAACTAATCCACCAATTAGAGCAGGTAAAGATGTTGTTCATCGCATTTTTGAAGAAGCCTATCAAAAACTTAAATCGCAAGGCGAATTGTACGTTGTGATTCAGAAAAAACAAGGTATGGCTTCAGCTAAAAAGAAAATGGAAAAAATATTTAATAATGTAGAAGTTGTGAATAAAAATAAAGGATATTACATCTTGAAAAGCCTAAAAGGTTGA
- the rpoB gene encoding DNA-directed RNA polymerase subunit beta, translated as MAGQVVQYGRHRKRRNYARISEVLELPNLIEIQTKSYDWFLEEGLLEMFRDISPIEDFTGNLSLEFVDYRLGEPKYDLEESKNRDATYAAPLRVKVRLIIKETGEVKEQEVFMGDFPLMTDTGTFVINGAERVIVSQLVRSPSVYFNEKIDKNGRENYDATIIPNRGAWLEYETDAKDVVYVRIDRTRKLPLTVLLRALGFSNDQEIIDLLGDSEYLRNTLEKDNTENTEQALLEIYERLRPGEPPTVENAKSLLYSRFFDPKRYDLASVGRYKANKKLHLKHRLFNQKLAEPIVNSETGEIVAEEGAVLDRRKLDEIMEVLETNANSEVFELEGTVIDEPVEIQSIKVYVPNDDEGRTTTVIGNALPDSEVKCITPADIIASMSYFFNLLSGIGYTDDIDHLGNRRLRSVGELLQNQFRIGLSRMERVVRERMSIQDTDSVTPQQLINIRPVIASIKEFFGSSQLSQFMDQANPLAELTHKRRLSALGPGGLTRERAQMEVRDVHYSHYGRMCPIETPEGPNIGLINSLSSYARVNEFGFIETPYRKVDLDTNAITDQIDYLTADEEDSYVVAQANSRLDENGRFLDDEVVCRFRGNNTVMSKEKMDYMDVSPKQVVSAATACIPFLENDDSNRALMGANMQRQAVPLMNTEAPFVGTGMEHVAARDSGAAITAKHRGRVEHVESKEILVRRLVEENGTEHEGELDRYPLAKFKRSNTGTCYNQRPIVSVGDVVEYNEILADGPSMELGEMALGRNVVVGFMTWDGYNYEDAVIMSERLVKDDVYTSIHIEEYESEARDTKLGPEEITRDIPNVSENALKNLDDRGIVYVGAEVNDGDILVGKVTPKGVTELTAEERLLHAIFGEKAREVRDTSLRVPHGAGGIVLDVKVFNREDGDDTLSPGVNQLVRVYIVQKRKIHVGDKMCGRHGNKGVISKIVPEEDMPYLPDGRPIDIMLNPLGVPSRMNIGQVLELHLGMAAKNLGIHVASPVFDGANDDDVWSTIEEAGMARDGKTVLYDGRTGEPFDNRISVGVMYMLKLAHMVDDKLHARSTGPYSLVTQQPLGGKAQFGGQRFGEMEVWALEAYGAAYTLQEILTYKSDDTVGRVKTYESIVKGENISRPSVPESFRVLMKELQSLGLDVKVMDEQDNEIEMADVDDEDATERKVDLQQKDVPETQKETTD; from the coding sequence TTGGCAGGTCAAGTTGTCCAATATGGAAGACATCGTAAACGTAGAAACTACGCGAGAATTTCAGAAGTATTAGAATTACCAAACTTAATAGAAATTCAAACTAAATCTTACGACTGGTTCCTAGAAGAAGGTTTATTAGAAATGTTCCGTGATATTTCTCCAATTGAAGATTTCACAGGTAACCTTTCTTTAGAGTTTGTTGATTATAGATTAGGTGAACCAAAATATGATTTAGAAGAATCAAAAAACCGTGACGCTACTTATGCTGCACCTCTTCGTGTTAAAGTACGTCTAATTATTAAAGAAACTGGCGAAGTTAAAGAACAAGAAGTATTTATGGGTGATTTCCCATTAATGACTGATACAGGTACTTTCGTAATTAATGGTGCGGAACGTGTTATCGTTTCACAATTAGTTCGTTCACCATCAGTTTATTTCAATGAAAAAATTGACAAAAATGGTCGTGAAAACTACGACGCAACAATTATTCCTAACCGTGGTGCATGGTTAGAATATGAAACAGATGCTAAAGATGTAGTTTACGTTCGTATCGATAGAACACGTAAATTACCATTAACAGTTTTATTACGTGCCTTAGGTTTCTCTAATGATCAAGAAATCATTGATTTATTAGGTGATAGTGAGTATTTACGTAATACACTTGAAAAAGATAACACTGAAAATACTGAACAAGCATTATTAGAAATCTACGAACGTTTACGTCCTGGTGAACCACCAACAGTTGAAAACGCTAAAAGTTTATTATACTCACGCTTTTTCGATCCTAAACGTTATGATTTAGCAAGTGTTGGTCGTTATAAAGCTAATAAAAAATTACATTTAAAACATCGTTTATTTAATCAAAAATTAGCTGAACCAATCGTTAATAGTGAAACTGGTGAAATTGTAGCTGAAGAAGGCGCAGTTTTAGATCGTCGTAAATTAGACGAAATCATGGAAGTATTAGAAACAAATGCTAATAGTGAAGTCTTTGAATTAGAAGGCACTGTTATTGATGAACCAGTTGAAATTCAATCAATTAAAGTTTATGTACCAAATGATGACGAAGGTCGTACTACAACTGTAATCGGTAATGCTTTACCAGATTCAGAAGTAAAATGTATTACACCTGCTGATATCATTGCTTCAATGAGTTATTTCTTTAACTTATTAAGTGGTATTGGATACACAGATGATATTGACCATTTAGGTAACCGTCGTTTACGTTCAGTTGGTGAATTACTACAAAACCAATTCCGTATCGGTTTATCAAGAATGGAACGTGTGGTACGTGAAAGAATGTCTATTCAAGATACAGATTCAGTTACACCACAACAATTAATCAATATCCGTCCTGTAATTGCATCAATTAAAGAGTTCTTTGGTAGCTCTCAATTATCTCAATTCATGGACCAAGCAAACCCATTAGCAGAGTTAACACATAAACGTCGTCTTTCTGCACTAGGACCTGGTGGTTTAACACGTGAACGTGCTCAAATGGAAGTACGTGACGTTCACTACTCTCACTATGGTCGTATGTGTCCAATTGAAACACCAGAGGGACCAAACATTGGTTTAATCAACTCATTATCTAGTTATGCACGTGTAAATGAATTTGGTTTCATTGAAACACCATATCGTAAAGTTGATCTAGATACGAATGCAATCACTGATCAAATTGACTATTTAACTGCTGATGAAGAAGATAGTTATGTTGTAGCACAAGCCAACTCTCGTTTAGACGAAAATGGCCGTTTCTTAGATGACGAAGTTGTTTGTCGTTTCCGCGGTAACAACACTGTTATGTCTAAAGAAAAAATGGACTACATGGATGTATCTCCTAAACAAGTTGTTTCAGCTGCGACAGCTTGTATCCCATTCTTAGAAAATGACGACTCTAACCGTGCATTGATGGGTGCGAACATGCAACGTCAAGCTGTGCCATTGATGAATACTGAAGCACCATTTGTTGGTACAGGTATGGAACACGTAGCTGCCCGTGACTCAGGTGCTGCAATCACTGCCAAACACAGAGGTCGCGTGGAACACGTAGAATCTAAAGAAATTTTAGTTCGTCGTTTAGTTGAAGAAAATGGAACTGAACACGAAGGTGAATTAGATCGCTATCCATTAGCTAAATTTAAACGTTCAAATACAGGTACTTGTTATAACCAACGTCCAATTGTTTCAGTTGGCGACGTAGTTGAATACAATGAAATTTTAGCTGACGGACCTTCAATGGAATTAGGCGAAATGGCATTAGGTCGTAACGTCGTTGTTGGTTTCATGACTTGGGATGGTTACAACTACGAGGATGCTGTAATCATGAGTGAACGCTTAGTTAAAGATGACGTTTATACTTCAATTCATATCGAAGAATATGAATCAGAAGCACGTGATACTAAACTAGGACCTGAAGAAATTACTCGTGATATTCCTAACGTTTCTGAAAATGCACTTAAAAACTTAGACGATCGCGGTATTGTTTATGTTGGTGCAGAAGTTAACGATGGTGACATCTTAGTAGGTAAAGTAACGCCTAAAGGTGTAACTGAATTAACAGCTGAAGAAAGATTGTTACACGCAATCTTTGGTGAAAAAGCACGTGAAGTACGAGATACATCATTACGTGTGCCACATGGTGCTGGCGGTATCGTTCTTGACGTTAAAGTATTCAATCGTGAAGATGGCGATGATACTTTATCACCAGGTGTTAACCAATTAGTTCGTGTTTACATCGTTCAAAAACGTAAAATTCATGTTGGTGACAAAATGTGTGGTCGACATGGTAATAAAGGGGTTATCTCTAAGATTGTTCCTGAAGAAGATATGCCTTATTTACCAGACGGACGTCCAATTGACATCATGTTAAACCCACTTGGTGTACCATCACGTATGAATATCGGACAAGTATTAGAATTACACTTAGGTATGGCTGCTAAAAACTTAGGCATCCACGTTGCATCTCCAGTATTCGATGGTGCGAACGATGACGATGTATGGTCAACAATTGAAGAAGCAGGTATGGCACGTGACGGTAAAACTGTATTATACGATGGACGTACAGGTGAACCATTTGATAACCGTATTTCTGTTGGTGTAATGTACATGCTTAAACTTGCGCACATGGTTGACGATAAATTACATGCTCGTTCAACTGGTCCATACTCACTCGTTACACAACAACCACTTGGTGGTAAAGCACAATTTGGTGGACAACGTTTCGGTGAGATGGAGGTATGGGCACTTGAAGCATATGGTGCTGCATACACATTACAAGAAATCTTAACTTATAAATCTGACGATACAGTAGGTCGTGTTAAAACTTATGAATCTATCGTTAAAGGTGAAAACATCTCAAGACCAAGTGTTCCTGAATCATTCCGCGTATTGATGAAAGAATTACAAAGTTTAGGCTTGGATGTAAAAGTTATGGATGAACAAGATAATGAAATCGAAATGGCTGATGTTGATGATGAAGATGCAACTGAGCGCAAAGTAGATTTACAACAAAAAGATGTTCCAGAAACACAAAAAGAAACTACTGACTAA
- the rplA gene encoding 50S ribosomal protein L1 — MAKKGKKYQEAASKVDRTKHYSVEEAISLAKETSIANFDASVEVAFRLGIDTRKNDQQIRGAVVLPNGTGKSQRVLVFAKGDKITEAEEAGADYVGEAEYVQKIQQGWFDFDVVVATPDMMGEVGKLGRVLGPKGLMPNPKTGTVTMDVKKAVEEIKAGKVEYRAEKAGIVHASIGKVSFSDEKLVENFKALQDVLAKAKPSSAKGTYFKSVGVTTTMGPGVKVDTSSFKL; from the coding sequence ATGGCTAAAAAAGGTAAAAAGTATCAAGAAGCAGCTAGTAAAGTTGATCGTACTAAACACTATAGTGTTGAAGAAGCAATCAGCTTAGCTAAAGAAACAAGCATTGCTAACTTTGACGCATCAGTTGAAGTAGCTTTCCGTTTAGGAATTGATACACGTAAAAATGACCAACAAATCCGTGGTGCTGTAGTATTACCTAACGGTACTGGTAAATCACAACGTGTATTAGTATTTGCTAAAGGTGACAAAATCACTGAAGCAGAAGAAGCAGGCGCAGATTACGTAGGTGAAGCTGAATACGTACAAAAAATCCAACAAGGTTGGTTCGACTTTGACGTAGTAGTTGCTACACCAGATATGATGGGCGAAGTTGGTAAATTAGGTCGTGTATTAGGACCTAAAGGTTTAATGCCAAACCCTAAAACTGGAACAGTAACTATGGACGTTAAAAAAGCTGTTGAAGAAATCAAAGCTGGTAAAGTTGAATACCGTGCTGAAAAAGCAGGTATCGTACATGCTTCAATCGGTAAAGTTTCATTTAGCGATGAAAAATTAGTTGAAAACTTTAAAGCATTACAAGATGTATTAGCAAAAGCTAAACCATCTTCAGCTAAAGGTACTTACTTCAAATCTGTTGGTGTAACTACAACAATGGGTCCTGGAGTTAAAGTTGATACTTCATCATTCAAATTATAA